GGGCTTTCCTTTCCAACTCCTCCCGTAATACCTGTGCTTCCTCTTTCAACGCTAATCCTCCAATCAGTATTGTCCCCGTACTTGCTTCCAACACATCCTTAGCCCTTGGCAGCGGCTTATGCGGAGTCATTGGTCGTTAGCATCGGCTAAAGCCGCGTCCTTAGTCGTTAGTCCTTAGTTGCATGTATAGCTGTTGTGGACTTGTAAAACGTTAGTCACTAGTCATTAGCAATTGTCAAGCCAGCAGGGAATTGCTGATAACTGATAGCTGACAGCTGCTGGCTGACAGCTGAACACCAACGACGGCTTTGACATGCCACACTATATTTTACCTGTAATTATACTATAGATTAGGATTGCCCAAAAGAACAGTCTTTAAAATGCATGAAAGAAACAAGAGAAACTAGAAATAATAAAGAACCGCGTTAGTTGCATGTATTTTTATCTGGACTTATGGAACCATTACTTACTAGTCATCAGTAATTATGGCCGCCAGGTGATAGCTGAAAGCTGATGGCTGACGGCTTACGGCTGTGGACTGGTGACTGGCGACTGCTCCAGAGAATTACATGCAACTGGGGACTGGTGACTGAGGACTATATCAGGCGAGTGCTCACCTTATTAAGCCCGCCAGCTGCAGCAGCAGGGCAGCAATTCCCCCTGCCATCAACGGACCTACGGGGATTCCGCCAAAGGTAATCACCCCGATAATTGAACCTACCACCAAACCGATCATCAAATAAGGTTCCCGCTGCAGGAGACTCAGACCGTGCCCGTTTAAAATAGTGGCCAAAGCGCCGCTGATAATGGCAATAACCCCCGGCAAGGTAAGAAAGGATTTAATAATTTCTCCTATGGAAACCCTGCCGGAAGCAAAGGGAACTAAAACAGCGATCACTAAAAAGACCAACCCTATTTCCAAACCGCGCCGTTCCAAAATTGGCAAGAAAGTATGCAAATTTATAAATTGCAAAACTAAAAGTATTCCGGCCGCTGCTGCAATTATATTTGATCTGCCCCAAATCCCCAAAACGAGAATTAAAAGCATCAGGATAGTGGAATTTTGCATTTTGTACGCTCCCATAAAGATCTTTATTAACAGCACAGCAGATGGTGTAGTCTTAAGCTATGTATATGCCAGAATTTAGTATTTAGAAGGAGCGCGCGCAATTTAAAATATATGTCCTTAGTTATATGTCGCCCTTGTATGCATTATCTTTTATACGGTAATACTACCCTCATTTCACGGCAAACCGGGACTAGCTCAAACTTATCTACACAGGCACAATACTCTACATCCTGGCTGAAACCCAGGTCCGCCAAGTCTCGGGCATGATGTCCCCGGTATAGGGCCTCTTCAACATTATCCTGATGCTGCAGGTATACTGCTTCGGCAGCTACAGCCCTATCTCCCATGGAGATATTACTTCTTATTTTGCTCAGTTTATGTAAGATCACTCCAGCGGCCAGGAAATCTTCCAAAGTAAACTTTCCTCCGGTCCCGGCACAGGCAAGTAACACATCGCCCCCTTGCCCCGCTAGGAATTGGGCCACCGCCCCCGCATTTAAAAAGGCACCGATTATTAGCTTCCGTGCGGCGGCTGAATTGGCTAAAGCCAGAGTTCCATTGGTAGTGCACAAGACCACTTTTTTACCTTCCACCACATTTCTCGTATATTCCAGCGGAGAATTGCCCAGGTCAAAACCCGGTATTTTTAAACCTCCCCGTTCCCCGCCAAGCAAATAACCTTTTTCATCCCTGTATTTCATCGCTTCTGCCGGTTCCCGGACAGGTATAATTTCCTGGCAGCCGTTAACTAAAGCCGTAATGATGGTACTGGTAGCACGTAAAGCGTCAATTACCACCACATTTCTGCCTGCTACAGTCGCCGCTTCAATCTCTTGTGCTGTAAAAGTTACATCGACATGCATTTTATTCCTCCCTAGCGGGCTACAGCGTTTCCGGCCTCGTCTTTTCCGCTTTTTTCCGCCTCCATTGCTTTTTGCGCTATAATAGCAGCCCGCAAAGTGTCTCCGCGCAAGCCAACCCGCAGCGCTTCAAGCGACATAATATCACCCGGCGCCACGTTACCGATATTGACGTTAGGCCCAAAACGCATGATCAGCTCCTGCTGCTGGTTTTTCAGTGGCGCTTCCCAAAGAATGGCATTTAAGTCAGGAATGATTTTAAGCATATCCTGCAGTTCCTGTTCCTTAATAGCGCCTTCCTTGTCGTAAATTACCACACCTTTTCCCGACTCCCTCCCCTCGACGATTACTTTATATACTCCCAGGGCCAAATCATCCCGAATTTGCCGGTGCAGTTCGCTGGAAGCTACGGTATCTCTGGAGTCCTTCTTGCCTACTTCAGAAATAACAGTAAATCCGGCTTGCTGGGCTTTTAAAATGCATTCAGCCCTAAATTCGGGACTCATTTCAATAGTACCGTCAGAGACTTCCATAAAAGTATACCCCAACTCCCTGGATTTTTGCAGATATAAATCCAGTTTGCCCTGTAAAACCGCCACTTCCAAAAAAGTGCCACCGGGGAATATATCAACCCCATAAGATTTGACCAGTTTAATTTTCTCCTGCAGCAGTTTGGCAGAATAGAGCGCAGAGGTACCAAAGCCCAGTTTAATTAAATCAATATAATCAGCCGCCATCTCCAGAAGCTCTCTCGTTTCGGTGAGCCCCAGACCTTTATCAATCACCATGGTAATTCCTTTGACTCTTGGCTTGGAGTTCCTGCCGCCCAGGGGAAAATCGAGCACTTCCCTCCAACTGCTGAATCTTTCTTTGTCACGCATACTCTCATCTCCTTATGTAAGATTATCTTGTGATAAGGGCTACACCTCCTTCCCTCCTTCTAATTTATTCGCTGCGTTGATACGTGTTACATTGTCTTTAAAAAATGTAACTGAAGCATTAAAAGATAAATGCGACAAAAGGAACCGTCCCCTTGTCGCATTCCTGCTTACTAACTTTTATTGATTCCATAAAAAATCAAGCCTACGCCTAAAATAATAAACAGCATCTTTTGCAAAGAAACCTTCCCCGCGAGCCCTATAATGCCCAAGGCCATGACTGACATCATAATGGTGGGGCCGATTACGGCCAGAACCGCATTTACTTTTAATGCCTGGTCCACCCTGTTCAATTTCAGCATCAACATGGCTGCGGAAAATTCGATGATTCCTGAAATGATGCGCAAAATTGCCATCCCGGCAACATGTTTGTCACAGCTCCAAAAAAGCATCTTCTACCTCCGCGCTGCAGTCCTCTCAACATAAATATTCAGTTATTTGCCTTTCTAGAATCGTGCCGGAGGTAAATTTAAACAGCCCGTTTTGGCAATAGCGGTCGTTAAAAATTTCCGCCAATCAGACTTCTCGAAAACTTTTATGCGCCCGTATATATTTATGGAGCTGGACTGGTTTCGTTCTAGGCTGGCGGCTCTGCCGCCGCAAACGGCCAGCGAGCTTGTCCAGAGCGAAATAATATATTCGAGCCTTGTCTAAAAGCTGATACGTCAAAAATTTCCGCAAATATTATTCTTTTTGCAGGAGAAAATAAGTTTACAGGGCTGACTCAGGAGGAAAAACAAAAAGCTTTTTCTTGTGCTTTTTGTCTCCGAAAGCAGCTCTTTCACATAGAAACCACCCGGCGCCGGGTGGTTTCTAGGATGTTTAGGCCTCTTTGTTATTAATTAAAAACAGGTATAGTCCTGCCAAGATAATTATACCGCCAATAAGCTCCAAACTGCCGGGCATCTCCCCTAAAAGCAGAAAAGCTAAAACCGTTGCCCCCACTGCTTCCCCCAAAATGGCGAGGGAAACTACGATTGACTGCACATAAGCCAGTGCCCAGTTAAAGGACGAGTGGCCGCCTAAAGTGGGTATGAGGGCTAACCCCAAAAACAACAGCCAGTCCCGGGCACTGTAGCCGAACAGGGGGATTCCCCGACCGGCGGTAAACAGGAAAAGAAGAAGGGCGCAAGTCGTATACACCACGTAGGTATAGGCCGTTAAGCTTAAAATTTGACGCAGCGATCTTCCCACCATCCAGTAGGCGGCTGCAAAGACAGCACCTGTAACCGCGAGGATATCCCCCCATAAGGCGGTTTTTCCTAACTCCAGATCGCCGAGGCCGATAACAAACGTCCCGCTTAAAGCCAGCATTCCGGCCAGGAGCGCTTTCAGCGGAATTTTTTCTCGAAAAATAAAAAAGGAGCCCAAGGCCACAAACACAGGCTGAAGAGCCACCAATACCACTGAGCTGGATACGTTGATATACTTCAGAGAACTAATCCAGGTAGCAAAGTGCAGGGCTAAAAAAGCACCGCTTAAAAGCGCCCATAAAAAAACCTTCGGTGACAGCTTTTTTAATTCCTGTCTGTTTTTCCAGAGCGCATAGGGTGTCAAAAAAAGACTTGCAAAGGTCAACCTGTAAGTTGCAATTACTAAGGCCGGCGCTGCCGACATTTTGGCAAAAACGGAGCCAAAGCTTATACAAATTATACCAAAACCTATCATCACATAGGGGTTAACAAGCGGCTTAACATTTTTTACAGTCGCTATCTTATGCAAATCCTACACCACGCTCCCTTAGTTCTGAGCGTTAATTAGTGTTGAGTTTTGAGTTTTGAGTGTTGAGTTATTTTAAAACTCTTCACTCTTCACTCTTCA
This region of Zhaonella formicivorans genomic DNA includes:
- a CDS encoding DUF441 domain-containing protein, with amino-acid sequence MQNSTILMLLILVLGIWGRSNIIAAAAGILLVLQFINLHTFLPILERRGLEIGLVFLVIAVLVPFASGRVSIGEIIKSFLTLPGVIAIISGALATILNGHGLSLLQREPYLMIGLVVGSIIGVITFGGIPVGPLMAGGIAALLLQLAGLIR
- a CDS encoding 2-phosphosulfolactate phosphatase, giving the protein MHVDVTFTAQEIEAATVAGRNVVVIDALRATSTIITALVNGCQEIIPVREPAEAMKYRDEKGYLLGGERGGLKIPGFDLGNSPLEYTRNVVEGKKVVLCTTNGTLALANSAAARKLIIGAFLNAGAVAQFLAGQGGDVLLACAGTGGKFTLEDFLAAGVILHKLSKIRSNISMGDRAVAAEAVYLQHQDNVEEALYRGHHARDLADLGFSQDVEYCACVDKFELVPVCREMRVVLPYKR
- a CDS encoding phosphosulfolactate synthase, with protein sequence MRDKERFSSWREVLDFPLGGRNSKPRVKGITMVIDKGLGLTETRELLEMAADYIDLIKLGFGTSALYSAKLLQEKIKLVKSYGVDIFPGGTFLEVAVLQGKLDLYLQKSRELGYTFMEVSDGTIEMSPEFRAECILKAQQAGFTVISEVGKKDSRDTVASSELHRQIRDDLALGVYKVIVEGRESGKGVVIYDKEGAIKEQELQDMLKIIPDLNAILWEAPLKNQQQELIMRFGPNVNIGNVAPGDIMSLEALRVGLRGDTLRAAIIAQKAMEAEKSGKDEAGNAVAR
- a CDS encoding YqhV family protein, yielding MLFWSCDKHVAGMAILRIISGIIEFSAAMLMLKLNRVDQALKVNAVLAVIGPTIMMSVMALGIIGLAGKVSLQKMLFIILGVGLIFYGINKS
- a CDS encoding DMT family transporter produces the protein MHKIATVKNVKPLVNPYVMIGFGIICISFGSVFAKMSAAPALVIATYRLTFASLFLTPYALWKNRQELKKLSPKVFLWALLSGAFLALHFATWISSLKYINVSSSVVLVALQPVFVALGSFFIFREKIPLKALLAGMLALSGTFVIGLGDLELGKTALWGDILAVTGAVFAAAYWMVGRSLRQILSLTAYTYVVYTTCALLLFLFTAGRGIPLFGYSARDWLLFLGLALIPTLGGHSSFNWALAYVQSIVVSLAILGEAVGATVLAFLLLGEMPGSLELIGGIIILAGLYLFLINNKEA